From the genome of Uranotaenia lowii strain MFRU-FL chromosome 1, ASM2978415v1, whole genome shotgun sequence, one region includes:
- the LOC129739385 gene encoding uncharacterized protein LOC129739385 isoform X1, which yields MAGMSREEFEELLYYVVELKDKLNAKLDEQCGKINQQGSIINQHGQIVDELCWQLRELSEKVRDVRLENRKLKEQLGQLCPKCRNCHCDSEVYENHVADKYHEIVKDSSTIDRKISKLDAKVNQRLGGGGTESSTNDSSKTVIYTEVQKKADVTESPAEKTRPATATTPSKKKWFFGGSLDRKSAKTDESHKTTTSNTIWYLDQETIYEPIELSAKPSTRAQLEKISAEVSSSTKIPPKPAPRRFVFPSPPPINDLVEYFQPMDCISRATSSDDEYDVPLRIRPFRTLGDLNGHRGSSKVACSQISDVDLSYLPEEETISTENVVHFTISSRPATALPYQRRPDETGSSGTDTRRHAIRSIV from the exons ATGGCAGGAATGTCGAGGGAGGAGTTCGAGGAGTTGTTGTACTATGTGGTGGAGTTGAAAGATAAACTGAACGCCAAGTTGGACGAGCAATGTGGCAAGATAAATCAGCAAgggtcgatcatcaaccagcaTGGGCAGATTGTGGACGAGCTTTGTTGGCAGCTGAGAGAGCTCAGTGAGAAGGTTCGGGACGTTCGGTTGGAAAACCGGAAGCTCAAAGAACAACTGGGGCAACTGTGCCCCAAGTGCCGGAACTGTCACTGTGATAGCGAAGTCTACGAGAACCATGTAGCGGATAAATACCACGAGATAGTCAAGGATAGCAGCACCATAGATCGTAAAATTTCCAAACTTGACGCCAAGGTCAATCAACGGTTAGGCGGAGGCGGTACAGAATCTTCCACAAACGATAGCTCGAAAACGGTGATCTACACTGAGGTGCAGAAAAAAGCTGATGTCACCGAATCTCCTGCTGAGAAAACACGACCGGCCACAGCAACAACTCCCTCCAAGAAGAAGTGGTTCTTTGGTGGTTCCCTTGATCGGAAGAGCGCGAAAACAGACGAATCTCACAAAACCACCACCAGCAACACCATCTGGTATCTGGATCAGGAAACCATCTACGAGCCGATTGAGCTGTCCGCCAAACCGAGCACCCGCGCCCAGTTGGAAAAAATAAGTGCCGAAGTGTCGTCCTCTACAAAAATTCCCCCTAAACCGGCACCTCGAAGATTCGTTTTCCCGTCCCCCCCGCCAATCAACGATTTAGTGGAGTACTTCCAACCCATGGACTGCATCAGCCGGGCGACCAGCTCCGATGATGAGTACGACGTTCCGCTGCGGATCCGGCCTTTTCGGACCCTGGGGGACCTCAACGGGCATCGGGGCAGCAGCAAGGTAGCCTGCAGTCAAATTTCG GATGTCGACTTATCCTACCTCCCCGAGGAAGAAACCATCAGCACGGAAAACGTTGTCCATTTCACCATCAGCAGTCGACCGGCAACGGCACTACCCTACCAGAGAAGGCCGGACGAAACTGGAAGCTCCGGAACTGACACCCGTCGCCACGCCATACGATCCATTGTGTGA
- the LOC129739385 gene encoding uncharacterized protein LOC129739385 isoform X2 — MAGMSREEFEELLYYVVELKDKLNAKLDEQCGKINQQGSIINQHGQIVDELCWQLRELSEKVRDVRLENRKLKEQLGQLCPKCRNCHCDSEVYENHVADKYHEIVKDSSTIDRKISKLDAKVNQRLGGGGTESSTNDSSKTVIYTEVQKKADVTESPAEKTRPATATTPSKKKWFFGGSLDRKSAKTDESHKTTTSNTIWYLDQETIYEPIELSAKPSTRAQLEKISAEVSSSTKIPPKPAPRRFVFPSPPPINDLVEYFQPMDCISRATSSDDEYDVPLRIRPFRTLGDLNGHRGSSKDVDLSYLPEEETISTENVVHFTISSRPATALPYQRRPDETGSSGTDTRRHAIRSIV; from the exons ATGGCAGGAATGTCGAGGGAGGAGTTCGAGGAGTTGTTGTACTATGTGGTGGAGTTGAAAGATAAACTGAACGCCAAGTTGGACGAGCAATGTGGCAAGATAAATCAGCAAgggtcgatcatcaaccagcaTGGGCAGATTGTGGACGAGCTTTGTTGGCAGCTGAGAGAGCTCAGTGAGAAGGTTCGGGACGTTCGGTTGGAAAACCGGAAGCTCAAAGAACAACTGGGGCAACTGTGCCCCAAGTGCCGGAACTGTCACTGTGATAGCGAAGTCTACGAGAACCATGTAGCGGATAAATACCACGAGATAGTCAAGGATAGCAGCACCATAGATCGTAAAATTTCCAAACTTGACGCCAAGGTCAATCAACGGTTAGGCGGAGGCGGTACAGAATCTTCCACAAACGATAGCTCGAAAACGGTGATCTACACTGAGGTGCAGAAAAAAGCTGATGTCACCGAATCTCCTGCTGAGAAAACACGACCGGCCACAGCAACAACTCCCTCCAAGAAGAAGTGGTTCTTTGGTGGTTCCCTTGATCGGAAGAGCGCGAAAACAGACGAATCTCACAAAACCACCACCAGCAACACCATCTGGTATCTGGATCAGGAAACCATCTACGAGCCGATTGAGCTGTCCGCCAAACCGAGCACCCGCGCCCAGTTGGAAAAAATAAGTGCCGAAGTGTCGTCCTCTACAAAAATTCCCCCTAAACCGGCACCTCGAAGATTCGTTTTCCCGTCCCCCCCGCCAATCAACGATTTAGTGGAGTACTTCCAACCCATGGACTGCATCAGCCGGGCGACCAGCTCCGATGATGAGTACGACGTTCCGCTGCGGATCCGGCCTTTTCGGACCCTGGGGGACCTCAACGGGCATCGGGGCAGCAGCAAG GATGTCGACTTATCCTACCTCCCCGAGGAAGAAACCATCAGCACGGAAAACGTTGTCCATTTCACCATCAGCAGTCGACCGGCAACGGCACTACCCTACCAGAGAAGGCCGGACGAAACTGGAAGCTCCGGAACTGACACCCGTCGCCACGCCATACGATCCATTGTGTGA